TCGATGGGGAAGAGTTTTGAGAACATCCGGTAAAGGATGTTCTTCTCGGGGTGCACCTCTTCGTCATGATCGGTAAAGGCCATCTTGTAAGCGGTCCAGAGCAGTATGATGCCGAAGATGTACAGTATCCAGTGAAAGCGTTCGATGAGCGCGATCCCGAATACAATGAATATGAGCCGGAACAGTATCGACAAGAGGATGCCGATCTTCAGGATCTTGGCCTGATTTTTCTGCGGAACGCCCATTATCGAGAATATCATGATAAAGACGAATAAATTATCGATCGACAGCGATTTTTCGGTCAGGAATCCCGCAATGTACAGCGGTGCTTTCATATGACCTTCGGGGTACCAGAGATATATCGCGAGCCCGTAGATGAGCGCGGTAAAGATCCAGATCGCTGTCCAGAGCAGCGAGGTGCGGATGCTGATAATATGTGCATTACGGGCATTGACAAGGATGTCAATGATGAAGACGACGACGAATATTGCGATGAATGCAGCCCAAAAAGAGAATGTAACGCTCATGATGCTCCTCGAAGTACAGTGCGTGTATGCTATATCCCGGAACGGTCTTTGTCAAGGCAATATCGCGAAAGGAATTGCTGTATCAGCGGCTGTTCCGTTCGAGGAGGAACTCCACTCGTCGGTTGCGTGCGCGCCCCCACTCGTCATTATTGGAATAGGCGGGGCTCGTTTCGCCGTTCCCATGCGCAGTAAGACGTTTCGCATCGACGCCCCGTGATGACAGGTGATCGCGTACGCGCTCGGAGCGGCGGTCCGAAAGCTTCTGATTATAGTCCCTGCCGCCGACATTGTCCGTATGTCCTTCTATGGAGACCGCATACCGTGAATAGCGGCCCAATATTTCGGCGACCCGGTCAAGGAGGGCGCGTGAGCGTTTCGTGAGCGTATCCTTCC
The Spirochaetota bacterium DNA segment above includes these coding regions:
- a CDS encoding TerC/Alx family metal homeostasis membrane protein, which gives rise to MSVTFSFWAAFIAIFVVVFIIDILVNARNAHIISIRTSLLWTAIWIFTALIYGLAIYLWYPEGHMKAPLYIAGFLTEKSLSIDNLFVFIMIFSIMGVPQKNQAKILKIGILLSILFRLIFIVFGIALIERFHWILYIFGIILLWTAYKMAFTDHDEEVHPEKNILYRMFSKLFPIDHDKETARFFTVKKGILHVTPILLVVVLIGSTDIMFAIDSIPAIMGISRDPFIVITSNVFSLLGLVSLFFAIKGVMSYFHYLKHGVSLILFFIGAKMLAGIYHPIEEWFKTYSWVSLAVIASIIAGSILLSVILKPSPNTARVPAATKRKSRRRHV